Genomic segment of Lentisphaera araneosa HTCC2155:
ATTTTTTTGAGATAGTCCTTATTGCTACTTTGAGGGAAATTATCTCCAAAACTCTGTAAAGAAAAATTTATCTGATGAACCGTAGCGTTTAGCAACGCTTGGACGTTACGTTCATTCAATTGCACGCCATTGGTCACAATAGATACGGCTTGTTCGTGTTTCTCACAAATCTTTATAAACTCTGGCAACTGTGGATGATTCAATGGTTCACCCATAACATGTAAACAGAGTAAATAAACCTTGGGCGAAACTTGCTTAACTAAGGACTCAAAGAAATCTGCCTTCATAAAATCTGATTCTCTTTGGAGGTATGTTTGTGGACAAAAACTACACTTCAAATTACAAACATTACTGATTTCTATATAAACTTTGCGAAATTTCTTTCTAGGATACAGCATTATAGCATCCCTGTTTTTTTAATTTTAATAGTCGCTTCATACCCACCTTAATTAATAAAGATGCCCAACAGTTGACTAACTGAATATAAATGAAATCCCTATTCTTAAGCATAAAGTCCTTCACCTAAAAATCTACTAAATAAACTTCTTTTATAATAAGTTAAACTGGGTATAAAAAACGGGTGACGCTATGCTGCATCACCCGTTTATAGAAATGTAATAACTATGAATCAACCACCAAAAAATCGGCTCGCTTTTTCAAAAAAGGATTCTTTCATAGGCTGTACATTATCACCACACAAATCAGCAAATGTTTCCAATGCTTCTTTTTGTTCGGAATTTAAATTTGTGGGTACTTCGACAATGATCGTAACAATTTGATGCCCCGTATCATGGCTTCTTAGGTTTTTGACGCCCTTACCTTTAATTCGAAACTTTGTACCTGACTGAGTACCTGCTGGGATTTTTAGGCTTTCTTTACCATTCAAAGTTGGTACTTCTATTGATCCACCTAAAACTGCTGTAGGAAAACTCACCGGAATCTTGCAATAAATATGATCTCCATCACGCTCAAAAATATCGTGATTCCTTACATGAAAGACAACATAGAGGTTACCAGCAGGAGCCCCTGCTTCACCAGCATCACCTTCACCTCGAATACGCATTTTAGAACCTGTGTCAACGCCTGCAGGAACATCGATTTTGACTTTCTTTTCTTTACGAACTGTAGCATTGCCACGGCAGGTATTACAGGGTTTTTCAATTTTCTTTCCACTTCCGTGGCAATGTGGACACTCTTGATTGATAGAGAAAAAACCTTGCTTGATATGAACTTGACCATTACCACGACAAGTCGGGCAA
This window contains:
- the dnaJ gene encoding molecular chaperone DnaJ codes for the protein MSQDYYELLGVSRSASASELKKAYRKLAVKYHPDKNPGDEVAEAKFKEISEAYEVLSDEGKRRQYDQYGHEAYTQRGEGGGGGMHGDPFDIFSQVFGGGGGGGASSIFESFFGGGGGGGPQPGADLRKDLELTFEEAVFGCKKEISLTKNEACERCDASGAEPGSKMTTCPTCRGNGQVHIKQGFFSINQECPHCHGSGKKIEKPCNTCRGNATVRKEKKVKIDVPAGVDTGSKMRIRGEGDAGEAGAPAGNLYVVFHVRNHDIFERDGDHIYCKIPVSFPTAVLGGSIEVPTLNGKESLKIPAGTQSGTKFRIKGKGVKNLRSHDTGHQIVTIIVEVPTNLNSEQKEALETFADLCGDNVQPMKESFFEKASRFFGG